GGCGGAGATTCCCGAACCGGAACTGGCGGTGAAGGTCAACAGCGCCGTGATGCTGGGCGCCGGGGCGATGCTGGCCCTGGGCGTCGCGCCGCGTCTGGCCAGTACAGCCCTCGCGGTCAGCCTGGTGCCCACGACGGCCATCGGCCACCCCTTCTGGGACAAACAGGGGCCGGAGCGGCGGCAGCAGCAGACGCAATTCATGAAGAATCTGGCGCTGTTCGGGGCGCTGCTGGCGATTGGCAGCCGGAAGTAGGGAGGAAGCCGTCAGCTCTCAGCCGTCAGCGGTCAGCAGGCCCCGGCTGGGGGCTTTTTGCTGGAGGTTAAAGGCAGGTAGGGACGCCCGGGCCGTTCGCCTCACCTGGGGCCGGGAAGATGGGGCATGGCTGACACGAAACGTGAGGATTACCTGGACGAAAGCGACCTCGACCAGAACACGGTGATCGAGGAAGGCATGCAGGGTGCCACCGGGGACATGGACGCGGACGGGCTGGAGAAGAACTTCGACCGGCAGGAGAAGCTAAGCGAACTGCGGGAGAACCTTCAGGACGTGACGGCACCGCAAGAGGACCAGCGGGGCAACGCCTGACGCGCGAGGTCCTGGCCTTCAGAACCCCGTCCCGCGCGTTCCTCCCCTCAGAGTTCCAGATCGCCCGGCGTGGGCAACTTCGCCGGAATCGCCGTCACCAGCACCTCATACTTGCCCGTCACGAACACCTTGAAGCCGTGCTTCTGGAGGCCCCGGTGGGCGGCGGTCACGTCGGCGGTGAGCAGGCTGAGGTCGGGGCGCGCGAAGTTCCGCAACCGGGCGCCGTAGCTGAGGAAGCCGTCGCGGTAGCGGGCGTTCGGAAAGCCCAGGATCAGGCCACCCGTGGGCGTGAGATGGTCGCGCCGCAGGGCGCGCAGCAGCACGTCCTGGCGGATGCTGGGGCTTTGCAGCAGACTGAGGGCCAGCACGAGGTCGAAGCGGCCCAGGTCCGGGGCCGGGAGGGTGGTCACGTCCAGCACGCGGAAGCTCGCGTGGGGATGCCGGGCGCGGGCCGCCGCCAGGGCCGTCTCGTCTAGGTCCACGCCCACCACCTCGAAGGTCCGGTTGGGAAAGGCGAGCGCCAGGGCGTCCAGCTCACGGCCCGCATTCACGCCCAGAGCCAGCACGCGCCCGCCTGCCGGGGGGTTCACGCGCCGCAGGGCCTCCACCAGCGTGAATAGGAACACCGGGTCTTCCAGCTTGTCGACCCGCACCCAGGCACCCGCCGCGCCGTAGCCGTCCGCATCAGGAGCCGGGGCGTCTTTGTACGTCCGCAACCGCACCCTGACCCGCCCCTCCCCCACCCGCTCCGGCGTGAGCAGGTGCGCGCCCAGCAGGTCCGCGAGGTCAGCCCAGGTCTGCCACGGGCGGTGAATGCCCTGCGCGGTCGTCTCGCCCGCATAGAGGCCCAGGCCCGCGTCCGGGTCGGGAACAGTGAAGTTGACCTCCCCCGCTTC
The window above is part of the Deinococcus metallilatus genome. Proteins encoded here:
- a CDS encoding DoxX family protein; the encoded protein is MSVTGFIGRALLASIFIKSGMDHLQNPDPIVRAARGAEIPEPELAVKVNSAVMLGAGAMLALGVAPRLASTALAVSLVPTTAIGHPFWDKQGPERRQQQTQFMKNLALFGALLAIGSRK
- a CDS encoding class I SAM-dependent methyltransferase, with protein sequence MPHLHFTHEPLSVILPAVRAALTEAGEVNFTVPDPDAGLGLYAGETTAQGIHRPWQTWADLADLLGAHLLTPERVGEGRVRVRLRTYKDAPAPDADGYGAAGAWVRVDKLEDPVFLFTLVEALRRVNPPAGGRVLALGVNAGRELDALALAFPNRTFEVVGVDLDETALAAARARHPHASFRVLDVTTLPAPDLGRFDLVLALSLLQSPSIRQDVLLRALRRDHLTPTGGLILGFPNARYRDGFLSYGARLRNFARPDLSLLTADVTAAHRGLQKHGFKVFVTGKYEVLVTAIPAKLPTPGDLEL